A stretch of the Capsicum annuum cultivar UCD-10X-F1 chromosome 10, UCD10Xv1.1, whole genome shotgun sequence genome encodes the following:
- the LOC107845377 gene encoding nudix hydrolase 22, chloroplastic, producing the protein MASNRSDSLIKLAERLRHYSPSSNPSSNNNINIQIHNQIPIIQKDGIDQIGNNNYSSNNSRRSISNRAAVLVCLFEDQQGHLRVILTKRASTLSSHSGEVSLPGGKVEEGDANDIETALREAEEEIGLDRSLVDVVTVLESFTGRKGITVIPVVGILWDRNTFNPKINTAEVAAIFDAPLEMFLKDENRREKELEYMGEKCVLHFFDHETENGKYIIWALTAAILIKAASTVYQRPPGFQERRLSFWSRSRQ; encoded by the exons ATGGCATCTAACAGATCAGATAGCCTCATAAAATTAGCTGAAAGGCTTCGTCATTATAGTCCCTCCTCTAATCCTAGCTCcaacaataatattaatattCAGATTCACAATCAAATTCCAATAATTCAAAAAGATGGGATAGACCAAATAGGTAATAACAATTATAGTAGTAATAATTCAAGAAGATCAATATCAAACAGGGCTGCAGTATTGGTATGTTTATTTGAGGATCAACAAGGCCATCTTCGTGTTATCCTCACTAAAAGAGCTTCCACACTTTCTTCACATTCTG GTGAAGTTTCTTTGCCTGGTGGGAAAGTAGAAGAAGGTGATGCCAATGACATTGAGACAGCATTGAGGGAGGCTGAGGAGGAGATTGGATTAGACCGTTCACTAGTAGATGTTGTCACTGTTCTTGAATCCTTTACCGGCAGG AAAGGCATTACGGTGATTCCTGTTGTGGGCATACTTTGGGACCGGAACACATTCAACCCGAAAATAAATACTGCAGAAGTGGCAGCAATATTTGATGCACCTCTGGAGATGTTTCTTAAG GATGAGAATCGACGAGAGAAAGAGCTTGAATACATGGGAGAAAAATGTGTACTCCATTTCTTTGATCATGAAACCGAGAATGGAAAGTATATAATATGGGCTCTTACTGCTGCCATTTTGATTAAAGCTGCATCGACTGTGTACCAACGCCCCCCTGGTTTTCAAGAACGGAGGCTTAGCTTTTGGAGCAGAAGTCGCCAATGA